A genomic window from Tolypothrix sp. PCC 7910 includes:
- a CDS encoding serine/threonine-protein kinase: protein MELIHQPGDIIQQRYRILEILGQGGVGITYAAEDLESGDRVALKALSFRRMSDWKKIELFEREAKILSQLYHLAIPRYLDYFQVDTGSDRFFYIAQQLAPGKSLATLIENGWQPQEKQVRHIAIQVLEILIYLQSLKPPVIHRDIKPQNIILNFSPTAKDRGDIFLVDFGAVQDTYHNTVTGGSTVVGTYGYMAPEQFRGQAVLATDLYGLGTTLLFLLTGKSPADLPQRHLKIDFRPHVRISPDFANWLDIILEPVSDDRFPSANLALAVLRGEKQIQDVISHFYLTRPQRPKNSSIIFHKTEAELTIEIPPKQLRHYTSWLIPIILLLGNGLFLLTFWVLIFEYLSVFNLFGFIFICLLFYIYLFLLLPRIADYVLSPISKTRIKINQNGFYLKRWLLVWSFQNCHEYVLDIKDIIAKPMQPITISVFNQTLRKYRFASLLSTSEKKWIVWEIRAFLDKLS from the coding sequence ATGGAATTAATACATCAACCAGGAGACATAATTCAACAACGCTACCGCATCTTAGAAATTTTGGGACAAGGCGGGGTAGGTATTACGTATGCAGCCGAAGATTTAGAGAGTGGCGATCGCGTGGCGCTGAAAGCTTTGTCATTCCGGCGGATGAGTGACTGGAAAAAAATAGAATTGTTTGAAAGAGAAGCAAAAATTCTCTCCCAACTCTATCATCTGGCAATTCCTCGCTATCTCGATTATTTTCAAGTAGACACAGGCTCTGACAGATTCTTTTATATTGCTCAACAACTTGCGCCAGGTAAATCTCTAGCCACATTAATAGAAAATGGTTGGCAACCCCAAGAAAAGCAAGTTCGACACATCGCCATACAAGTTTTAGAAATTCTGATTTACTTGCAATCCCTCAAACCCCCAGTTATTCACCGAGATATTAAGCCTCAGAATATTATCCTCAACTTTTCCCCAACAGCAAAAGATCGGGGAGATATATTTTTAGTAGATTTTGGTGCAGTACAAGATACCTATCACAATACAGTCACAGGTGGCAGCACAGTAGTAGGAACTTATGGCTATATGGCTCCTGAACAGTTTCGCGGACAAGCTGTGTTAGCAACAGATTTATATGGCTTGGGAACTACACTACTTTTCTTGCTGACTGGAAAATCCCCAGCAGATTTACCACAACGCCATCTCAAAATAGATTTTCGTCCCCATGTTCGCATTTCCCCAGATTTTGCTAACTGGTTGGACATTATCCTGGAGCCAGTCAGTGATGACAGATTTCCCTCAGCCAATTTAGCCTTAGCTGTACTGCGAGGAGAAAAACAGATTCAAGATGTTATATCCCATTTTTATTTAACAAGACCGCAGCGACCAAAAAACAGTTCTATTATCTTCCATAAAACCGAAGCAGAATTAACTATAGAAATTCCTCCCAAGCAATTACGTCACTATACTAGTTGGTTGATTCCTATTATTCTCTTGCTAGGAAATGGATTATTTTTACTCACTTTCTGGGTATTAATTTTTGAATACTTATCTGTTTTTAATTTATTTGGATTTATTTTTATCTGCCTTTTATTCTACATATATTTATTCTTGCTTTTACCAAGGATTGCCGATTATGTACTCAGTCCCATCTCAAAAACTAGAATTAAAATTAACCAAAATGGATTTTACTTAAAGCGGTGGTTATTAGTTTGGTCTTTTCAAAATTGTCATGAGTATGTATTAGACATTAAGGATATTATTGCCAAACCGATGCAGCCAATTACGATTTCGGTATTTAATCAAACACTCCGAAAATATCGCTTTGCTTCATTATTAAGCACATCTGAAAAAAAATGGATAGTTTGGGAAATTAGGGCATTTTTAGATAAATTATCTTGA
- a CDS encoding ankyrin repeat domain-containing protein: MELLHQPEDIVAQRYRIIKILGEGGSGTTYLALDTDSHQLVALKALSLHRLNDWKLMELFEREAKILAQLHHQAIPSYLGYFHTETTLEHCFYIVQAQAPGKSLAALIADGWRTTEEEVRYIATQILEILVYLHSLNPVVIHRDIKPQNIIRRDDGKVYLVDFGAVQNTYYNTFMRGSTVVGTYGYMAPEQFRGQAVPATDLYGLGATILFLLTHRSPADLPMERLKIDFRHHVQISDEFADWLEKMLEPDVEERFSSAIEALASLSGKQAIKAKVSTPVSWKTIAGVGATIATSTMAIALLNAHKWLFLGMFGIIPLSNICDNTDTLKDYYHQVHNANALVMESSPNGENERMSLLVCTIHRHNFQGTEFLITQGADVKLPDRQGNTPLHLLFLEPFDPYIPGDDYQIAKMLIARGADINLQNQKGKTPLQLAVQNSEAQIIKLLLKSGGDINQRDRSGATLLHLAISKIDQPPVYGRVNTDPQLIQQLIKGGVNINATDNQGRTPLHQAVLSYSYETTTIEQLLKQGANVNAEDKDGNTPLQFISKKYSGDLKDKKLSSDDQAIANILKKNGAKE; this comes from the coding sequence ATGGAACTGCTGCATCAACCAGAAGATATTGTTGCCCAGCGATACCGTATCATCAAAATTTTGGGGGAAGGTGGTAGCGGTACTACATACTTAGCTCTTGATACAGATAGCCATCAGTTGGTAGCATTGAAAGCCTTATCACTGCATCGGTTGAATGATTGGAAGCTGATGGAGTTGTTTGAACGAGAGGCGAAAATTCTCGCACAACTCCATCATCAGGCAATTCCCAGTTATCTAGGCTATTTTCACACAGAGACTACATTAGAGCATTGTTTCTACATTGTCCAAGCACAAGCGCCAGGAAAATCTTTAGCAGCCTTAATTGCTGATGGTTGGCGCACGACAGAAGAAGAAGTTAGATATATAGCCACGCAAATCTTAGAAATTCTCGTCTATCTCCACTCCCTTAATCCCGTTGTTATTCATCGGGACATCAAACCCCAAAATATTATCCGCCGTGATGATGGAAAGGTATATTTAGTAGATTTTGGTGCAGTACAGAATACCTATTATAATACCTTTATGCGTGGTAGTACGGTAGTAGGAACATATGGTTATATGGCTCCAGAGCAGTTTCGGGGGCAAGCTGTACCTGCTACTGATTTGTATGGCTTGGGAGCAACGATACTTTTTTTACTAACGCACCGTTCCCCGGCTGATTTGCCAATGGAACGGCTGAAGATTGATTTTCGTCACCATGTGCAGATTAGTGATGAATTTGCTGACTGGTTAGAGAAAATGTTAGAGCCGGATGTGGAAGAACGTTTTAGTTCTGCTATTGAAGCTTTAGCATCTCTGAGTGGTAAGCAAGCGATTAAAGCTAAGGTCAGTACTCCTGTATCTTGGAAAACCATCGCTGGAGTAGGAGCAACTATTGCTACATCAACAATGGCGATCGCTCTGCTGAATGCTCACAAATGGCTATTTTTAGGTATGTTTGGAATTATACCACTTTCCAATATATGTGATAATACTGATACCCTCAAAGACTATTATCACCAAGTACATAATGCCAATGCTTTAGTGATGGAGTCATCGCCGAATGGTGAAAATGAGCGAATGTCTTTGTTGGTATGCACAATTCATCGTCATAACTTTCAGGGAACGGAATTTTTAATCACTCAAGGTGCTGATGTTAAACTTCCAGATCGTCAAGGTAATACACCTTTACACCTACTATTTCTTGAGCCATTTGATCCATATATTCCGGGAGATGACTACCAAATAGCCAAGATGTTAATTGCTAGAGGTGCAGATATTAACCTCCAGAATCAAAAAGGTAAAACCCCTCTACAATTAGCAGTGCAAAACTCAGAAGCGCAAATAATCAAACTACTGCTCAAATCAGGTGGAGATATCAATCAGCGCGATCGCAGTGGTGCAACTTTACTACATTTAGCCATATCTAAAATTGATCAGCCGCCAGTCTATGGCAGAGTTAACACAGACCCTCAACTTATCCAACAGCTAATTAAAGGGGGAGTGAATATCAACGCCACAGATAATCAAGGCAGAACTCCACTGCATCAAGCAGTATTAAGTTACAGTTACGAAACAACAACTATCGAACAATTGCTGAAACAGGGCGCAAATGTCAACGCTGAGGATAAAGATGGTAACACACCATTGCAATTCATCTCTAAAAAGTATAGTGGCGATCTAAAAGATAAAAAACTCTCTTCAGATGATCAGGCGATCGCCAACATTTTGAAAAAGAACGGTGCGAAGGAGTAA